One stretch of Scyliorhinus canicula chromosome 7, sScyCan1.1, whole genome shotgun sequence DNA includes these proteins:
- the LOC119968648 gene encoding flocculation protein FLO11-like: MEPGKIFSLALIIMSSDLLSPSTGESTSSANTSTSTGADTNSTTVYSMLSNTSTQAMTSTSVENESSVTTYSSEEPTSGISDPATTPDATSVSTSMSAAQTPTTSNMATSVISALTSSTPSVPITTSLASTSSVSNTTSPAPTSNSSSVPVSTSPGAASSSSSVPATASSDAASSSSSVPATASSDAASSSSSVPPSTSSEAASSSSNVPPSTSSEAASSSSSVPATASSDAASSSSVPASTSPAPTSGSQTVPASSSPAPTSISLNESASITSVPPPSASSEPASTSTAPTSSSSSEPGSTTTASTSGSQTVPTSTSPIPTPSASSEPPSTSSEAASSSSSVPASTTPVPPPSASSVPPSTSSDAASSSSSASASTSPVPPPSASSEPPSTSSEAASSSSSASASTSPVPPPSASSEPPSSSSEAASSSSSVPASTTPVPPPSASSVPPSTSSDTASSSSSVPPSTSSDAASSSSSVPPSTSDVASSSSSVPASPSPAPTSGSQTVPASSSPAPTSISSSEPASISTAPTSSSSSEPGSTSTASTSGSQTVPAFTLPIPTPSSSSASASTSPVPPPSASSVPPSTSSEAASSSSSVPPSTSSEAASSSSNVPPSTSSEAASSSSSVPTSPSPAPTSGSQTVPASSSPAPTSISSSEPASISTAPTSSSSSEPGSTSTASTSGSQTVPAFTLPIPTPSSSSASASTSPVPPPSASSVPVSTSPAPASSSSMPVSTSPAPTPSVSSLPASTLPAQTSSPSSVPPSTSPAQTSSLLSEPASTTPAPPYSSLSVPAFTSPAPPSSSGVPVSTSPALAPSQSSVPASTTPGHASSSSSVPASTSQASTPGPSSVLASTSPAPTSSSSSVPASTSPALTPNI, from the exons ATGGAGCCAGGAAAGATATTCAGCTTAGCTTTAATAATTATGAGCTCAG ATTTATTATCGCCATCAACTGGGGAAAGTACTTCTTCAGCAAATACCTCAACATCCACAGGAGCTGACACAAATTCAACAACGGTGTATTCGATGCTCTCAAATACTTCAACGCAAGCTATGACAAGTACATCAGTTGAAAATGAATCAAGTGTGACAACTTATAGTTCAGAAGAACCTACATCTGGTATATCAGATCCAGCAACGACACCAGATGCAACAAGTGTCTCCACATCGATGTCAGCAGCCCAAACACCTACTACGTCAAATATGGCCACATCCGTAATTTCTGCGCTGACATCCAGTACACCAAGTGTGCCAATAACAACTTCACTAGCTAGTACATCAAGTGTGTCAAATACTACATCACCAGCACCAACATCCAATTCATCAAGTGTGCCAGTTTCTACATCACCAGGCGCAGCATCTAGTTCATCAAGTGTGCCAGCTACTGCATCATCAGACGCAGCATCTAGTTCATCAAGTGTGCCAGCTACGGCATCATCAGACGCAGCATCTAGTTCATCAAGTGTGCCACCTTCTACATCATCAGAGGCAGCATCTAGTTCATCAAATGTGCCACCTTCTACATCATCAGAGGCAGCATCTAGTTCATCAAGTGTGCCAGCTACTGCATCATCAGACGCAGCATCTAGTTCAAGTGTGCCAGCTTCTACATCACCAGCCCCAACATCTGGTTCACAAACTGTGCCAGCTTCTTCTTCACCAGCCCCGACATCTATTTCACTTAATGAGTCAGCATCTATAACATCAGTCCCACCACCTAGTGCATCAAGTGAGCCAGCATCTACATCAACAGCCCCAACATCTAGTTCATCAAGTGAGCCAGGTTCTACAACAACAGCCTCAACATCTGGTTCTCAAACTGTGCCAACTTCTACATCACCAATCCCAACACCAAGTGCATCAAGTGAGCCACCTTCTACATCATCAGAGGCAGCATCTAGTTCATCAAGTGTGCCAGCTTCTACAACACCAGTCCCACCACCCAGTGCATCAAGTGTGCCACCTTCTACATCATCAGACGCAGCATCTAGTTCATCAAGTGCGTCAGCCTCTACATCACCAGTCCCACCACCCAGTGCATCAAGTGAGCCACCTTCTACATCATCAGAGGCAGCATCTAGTTCATCAAGTGCGTCAGCCTCTACATCACCAGTCCCACCACCCAGTGCATCAAGTGAGCCACCTTCTTCATCATCAGAGGCAGCATCTAGTTCATCAAGTGTGCCAGCTTCTACAACACCAGTCCCACCACCCAGTGCATCAAGTGTGCCACCTTCTACATCATCAGACACAGCATCTAGTTCATCAAGTGTGCCACCTTCTACATCATCAGATGCAGCATCTAGTTCATCAAGTGTACCACCTTCTACATCTGACGTAGCATCCAGTTCATCAAGTGTGCCAGCTTCTCCATCACCGGCCCCAACATCTGGTTCACAAACTGTGCCAGCGTCTTCCTCACCTGCCCCGACATCTATTTCATCAAGTGAGCCAGCATCTATATCAACAGCCCCAACATCTAGTTCATCAAGTGAGCCAGGTTCTACATCAACAGCCTCAACATCTGGTTCTCAAACTGTGCCAGCCTTTACATTACCAATTCCAACACCAAGTTCATCAAGTGCGTCAGCCTCTACATCACCAGTCCCACCACCCAGTGCATCAAGTGTGCCACCTTCTACATCATCAGAGGCAGCATCTAGTTCATCAAGTGTGCCACCTTCTACATCATCAGAGGCAGCATCTAGTTCATCAAATGTGCCACCTTCTACATCATCAGAGGCAGCATCTAGTTCATCAAGTGTGCCAACTTCTCCATCACCAGCCCCAACATCTGGTTCACAAACTGTGCCAGCGTCTTCCTCACCTGCCCCGACATCTATTTCATCAAGTGAGCCAGCATCTATATCAACAGCCCCAACATCTAGTTCATCAAGTGAGCCAGGTTCTACATCAACAGCCTCAACATCTGGTTCTCAAACTGTGCCAGCCTTTACATTACCAATTCCAACACCAAGTTCATCAAGTGCGTCAGCCTCTACATCACCAGTCCCACCACCCAGTGCATCAAGTGTGCCAGTTTCTACTTCACCCGCCCCAGCATCTAGTTCAAGTATGCCAGTTTCTACTTCACCAGCGCCAACACCTAGTGTATCAAGTTTGCCAGCTTCCACATTACCAGCGCAAACATCCAGTCCATCAAGTGTGCCACCTTCAACATCCCCAGCCCAAACATCTAGTCTGTTAAGTGAGCCAGCTTCTACAACACCAGCCCCTCCATACAGTTCATTAAGTGTGCCAGCTTTTACTTCACCAGCGCCACCGTCTAGTTCAGGTGTGCCAGTTTCTACTTCACCAGCTCTAGCACCTAGTCAGTCAAGTGTGCCAGCTTCTACAACACCAGGCCATGCATCTAGTTCATCAAGTGTGCCAGCTTCGACATCACAAGCATCAACACCTGGCCCTTCAAGTGTGCTAGCTTCTACATCACCAGCCCCAACATCTAGCTCATCAAGTGTGCCAGCTTCCACCTCACCAGCCTTGAC CCCAAACATCTAG